A stretch of DNA from Lycium ferocissimum isolate CSIRO_LF1 chromosome 4, AGI_CSIRO_Lferr_CH_V1, whole genome shotgun sequence:
taaacaaaaaataatagaaaaaatccgaaccaaaccgactatataaatatctatttaaaatttataattgcacatatatacatgtatatttttaTGTAGAATATTCAattttatggtacatatatTAATCTTTTGTACTCTTGGTTCGTAATAGCCTTTATGGTAATCCAATTATTTGACTTCACTTTCTAGTTGAAATTGTAGTCTTTATTTTGATAGCTCCAAGAATCTATTTCATGTCTAAAATAACTTGTGTTTAGGTCACTTAATTATTCATCattgtttaatttaattatcatcAAGATATCTTGATAAATCACAACCTCTTgatttttttgcacaaaaaaattaattgtaagAAGTCTTATTAATTTCTTTGAAAATGCCTAAATTTTTGTACAATGCATACTTTTTCTTGAGGAAGCTACATATATAACTTGATTACATATATAGTTACTTCTTTTGTTAAGGAGTAATTAATTTGAGAGTGTTATGATGCAATACAGTTAATATAATATGTGCTTGAAAGTAtattgtcatatatatatatatatatatttttttaaaacgacaAAAGACCGAATTAACCGAAAAAACCGACAAAACCAACAAAAACCGAAGCGATGAAAAACCGACTTAAttgacttgattttttttttttagatgaaaACCGACCCTTGAACGCCCCTAATCGTGGGCGTGTTGAGTCCCACATTGGTGGAGTGTTGGTTTCTTGATCTCCTTAtaagcagtggcggagccacaacCCAGCAAGGGTGTTCAACCGAACACCCTTCACCGAAAAATCATACCGTGTAGACATGTCAATTATTACGCATTGCAGATATAAATTACATATTAAACACCCTTAAAGTATATGTTACATAAATTCGAACACCCTTAACAAATTTTCTAGCTCCGCCACTGCTTATAAGGTTTGACCTTGCTTGCTCCATGGATAAAACTTAAAAGTTCAACAAGTTTTGACTTTTGATCTTGAATGTTTGTCTATGAGGCAAGCGGGGGGTCAAAAATTCAAGATCACCacccattttcaaaattattaagCGTAATTTTCTGATAATTTTTTAAGTTGAGTTAGattcaaaattcattttattataaaaagttGTTTCGGTGATTCAGTCCTTTGAAAATTGAAAACAGCATTTagacatttttaaaaaaatctactTATGCTTAAAGACCATAAATTATTAGATAGGGTGGGACAAATCTGATATTAAAAGCAAATGGAGTGTTACTTTTTACTTCACTCAAACAATTTAATAGAACATCAACTTATGCTTAAAGACCAGTCCACCATTAATTGTTAATTCTCCATCAATTCCCTTTTACGTATTCCACTTGTCCAATTCCATTTCATGGCAAAGTTGGCTCGCGGAGAAGCATTTGGTATGAAGGGGCTGGAGGGGGGGGATGGGCATGGGGATGGTTGAGGTGGGGTTACAGTTTCCGTTCCCAATATTCTGTAATATAATGACTAAGAAAAAGATACTCCTAATTAacaaagaatatttttaaagaTACTCCTCATTAACAAAGAATATTTTTGTGATCTTCATTATGTATTCTTGTAGAGAatatatttagtttattttcacataaatatacatatatgaatcCAAAATGGAAACATTAAATTCCATTGAATTCACCGAAAGATTTGCACATCTGCCTACCCCCACATCAGTGTCCCAATAAATACCACGGGATGAGATCCTTTCACAAGTGAAACTAAATTTTGCTAATCAgagtcaaaatataaaaagtaaatatataaagTAAGGAAAATGCAACatagtatagatatatatttacaaaattatttatctACTTAATGTAATTTTCCAAAGAACACACGCCTTGAATAAGTGTGCTGGAAATAGTTATTGGGTCGAGTCCACTCATAAGAGTTGTTAATTAGCCGGTTAAGCTGTCCTCCTCCTAAACTCTAATCCTTGGTGTATAAATACACCAGGGTGTTGAAAAGATAAGTTTTTTCATAATAATATGATTGTCCGATGACCAGTAATTCGAGTCGTGGATTCGAATAGTGGTTGCTACAGACGATCCGTAAGTCTCTTAACTAGAATTTACTTCTCAAAGGGCTGCTACTGAATGCTTCCGCCCTTAATTAGAAGTTCTGATTCAGATCTGAAAATGAAAGACTACTCACACAAAATGCTTTCAAATTCCATACAACAcgaatttaaattaattaatttgcttTCAAATACTATGCGGCACGAATCTAAATTAATTAGGACTCACTAATTTTCTTTACTACATTGTTataggaagaagaaaaaggagtaCTAAACCAATAAAAAACAAGATAGTCATTAAGTATGTGGAGTCCAATAGAGCGCCTTAGCTACCAACCCGTGACCCACGTATTCCTCTTCCGCCTGGCATAACTCCAGAAAGAAAAAAGTGCAACTCACTACTCTCATTTCACTTTATTTGCCTTTTTCTCTCTGTCTAATTCATCAATTTGTGTTAAAAAGGACTGAATTATAAGATCATATTGTCCTTCCTTTCTTTCTGAGCAAATACTCTGTCTCACTGCTTCTCTCctctgtttatttttttaaatcttgtttTAGTTTTACTGGCGAATTATTTACTGCTTCTTCAACATCCTCcatttttatgacttgtttgatctgCTCCTAATTTTCGAAGCGGTTGTTGAGTTTGGTATGTACTGTGATCTCTTCTTTAAAGTTTCTCTGCATATTGAAAGTAATACTGCAACAACTGTTTAGTTTCCTGTCATTTTCATGTGTTAATGCTTGtcatattatgtatgtatagttCACTTTTAATACCATAATTTATGCAGATGCATGATCAAAAGTTACACTAGAAGGAGAGATTAAGTTATTATACTATTAAGATTTATAAGAAaactgcattttttttttttgcatgtctttggaataatttaattgatttttgATTCTCAACAATTGCAAAAGAAATAGGAAggagaagagacagaaagttTGTAGtttatggcaaaaaaaaaaaaaaaaaaaaaactcaaccGACAGTGCCCTTCTTCGTTCTATCTTTTTCctaattttacatattttactttCTCAGAATGAACTAAAATTGATTAATGACTATACTTAGAATAATTGGTTCTGTCTTTTACGATACTTCCAGCATTGAAGATAAGTTGAATTAAATCTATATACTGTGTGGATTGGGATTTTTAAATTAGAAAATTCTAATTGTAatctacatattaattaaactaTTAAACAAATAATATTTGTTAAAAGTTAAAACACATCCATCAGGAAAAAGTAAGGATATGATCAATGAAGCATACCATTATTGTACCCTGCcgacttgatttttttttttttttttttcatcgtACCCTGCCGACTTGACAACagcaaaataaagaaatttcaattttccaaaAGTGTGTCATAACTTTTGAGAGAAATAGGTAAAAGTTAAAGGTATAAAGTAAATCAAGTCTTGTTTGTAATGAGTACTGTGCTGAGCTTTCTGATACTGCTTAGTTGTCAGCATCATGTTTTCATAATTGGCTAAATTAGAATAAGGAAAAGACGGCACCCACAGCCCACAGGTGTGGCCGAGTGATCATGTATCTGCCTAATCCTTGGTGGGCAGAGTTATCCGAAATTTGTATTGGTGGAAGCCGGAGGGTATGAGGCACCAGGTGGAGTTATCCGATATTTGTACTGGTGATAGATAGCAGATCGGTCGAATAGTCCAGGTGCGTAGaaattggcaaaaaaaaaaaaagaaggcaaaGAAAGATGTAAGCAAGGAATCTAATATTTCCTTGTCTGTAGATATGAGAGACAACCCATGTTAAGAGATACAAACAACAAACTTTTTGTGTTGTTATAGTTCATAAAATAACTTTTATGCCTATCTCTTTTAGCTATGTTCATTGTATCACACCTAATTCCTGGCTACTGACATCTAATTATGTAATTCTTATTACCGAAACAATTCCATAAAGGGGAAGACTGCATCTTTTAAAACTCATCACGTATAATTGTTTCTGGCTTTTTTACTTAATGTTTCTGATTACACTATAAATCTACTGCAACAAATTTTCCTCAAAAAGGTCTCAACATGTGAATAATCTCATCTTGTGtttgcttttttcttttacctCTGCCAGGGGTTCGAGAATTCATGCACGGTGTAGCAAATGGAAAGACAGCTTAAGCAAGGTGAAAGAAAGAGAATCGAGAATGAAGAGCTTGTCAAATACATGTCAAGTTTGCCTAGTTTTCTGGAAAAGGGGGAAAATCTACAGGACAAAGCTTTCAGTGTCGGCGTCCTAGATTGGCGCTTTCTTGAAAAATGGCGATACGAACATGTAAACATACCTTGTAGAAGTAGTGTGTGTTCACCGTCAAGCAGCAATACCTTGTCAGTTTCCTCGATGGAAGGATCTTCATCTAATTCTAGTAGAGCCCGAAGCTGCTCCCCTTCTCGGAGGAAGAATCAACAAAGAAATCTGCTAGAACTCAGCAAAGATCAACACCCACGGAGGACTTCTCGTGTTAGGAGATCACTTGATGTAGAGACTGAGACGAGAACGTCAAGTTCAAAGGGGAATATGAAGATCCAAGATAGAGAATGTTTATCAAAACAAGAGGAAGAGTTTGCAATATCATGCCATAGAGTTGATGATTTTGTTTGCACAGAGAAGCATAAATCAGTTACCCTTCAAGTACCAGAACCTGGCCAAGAAACTGACAGCTGCACAACTTACTGCCCACCTGATTCAGTAGTGAGAAACGAGGGAGCGGTGAAACCAAGCAGACGGAGCTTTTCTTGTGGATTTATTTCTGCATTTCTCCCTGTTGAAGCTGGTGAGTCGAAGATGGGACAAGCGAGTTCAGTAGATGCAAAGGATACTAGCTCTTCATCTCAGACAATTCAGCCTTCATCATATTCTGTAAAAAGATTTTCCAGCCCACCCAGAGTCAATTACAAACTAGAGAAGAAGTCAACTGCGACGCTTAACAATCCAGTTGCCCCTAGTTCTTCGGAAACTACAAAAGTAAGAAATTCCTCTCCAACTCGTCGGTTTAGCATGGCAATGGGAAGGATTGGCCAGATTTCTGGTATAAAAGATTTGATGACTGTATCACAAGGTGTCAAATATCCTGCAGAACAATCTGGTTTGAATAAAGCTCAAACTTCATCCTCTCTTGATACAGGCTGTGATAAAGCGGACCCCACTAACCGAGCCAGGACTAGTCCTTTGAGAAGGTTGCTAGACCCACTGCTGAAGCCAAAGACAGGCAACTCTGATAATGTTAAACGTGGTGAACCTCCCACAAAACGCTCATTGAAAGTCAAACTGGACTTGAAGGGCTGTAGAGATGTTGATATCAATGATCCATGTTCTAAAGGTACAAATGTACCATCAAAATTGCAAGCTCTCCTCCAAGTAGCTGTGAAGAACGGTCTTCCTCTGTTCACATTTGCAGTTGACAATGAAGTTGACATTTTAGCAGCCACAATGAAAAGATTTAGTTCGACGTTGAAGGAAAATAGTTGCTGGATTTATACTTTCTTCACCATTCATGAGACGAAGAAAAAGAGCGGAAGTTGGTTAAATCAAGTCGGAAAAAACACAGGTCGTGGAATTACGCCTAACATCGTTGGCAAGATGAAGGTTACTGACATTCCATTCTCCGAATTAAACAGGGAGAAACTTGACTCACAGTATAGAATTAGGGAGTTTGTTTTGTTCGCCACAGATTCAAGGCATCAACCAAATGATGAGCTTGCAGCTATTGTTCTCAAAGTACCCAATTGCCATCAGGATCGCGACTGCAGCAATATTTCAGCCTTAGGTTTAACAAATCCTTTTGAGGATCTTAGCATGACAGCTATACTTCCTGGTGGTGCACATAGCCTACCTAGTAAAGGGGAGCCTTCTTCACTGATCGAGAGATGGAAGACAGGTGGATTGTGCGATTGTGGTGGATGGGATTTGGGATGCAAAATAAGATTACTTGTCAATCGCACTAATCCTCCAACAATATCCAGTTATCCCAAACCCGAACATACTGCTGAAAGATTTGAACTTTTATCCGAGGTAATAATCTACATAACTACAGATTATCTAACTTCAATTTTACCAATTGTTATCCAATATCTAATACACCAGACTTATCTTTTGTTCTTGTGAACAGGACAATAAGCCAGTCTTAAGCTTGTCTGCGTTTAAGGATGGGATATATTCAGTTGAATTCAGTTCGTCGTTGAAGGTTCTACAGGCATTCTCCATTTGTATAGCAGTTTTAAATGGTAGAAATCAAGAAATCTGGCATATGCAAACTTGATTGCTGAAAAGCTCTGATGAAGTAAATCCTGTTGCCAGAAGATACTGAGAGAGCCCAATTGGCGTTTTCTGCTAAATTTTTCTCAATTCCTTCACTTTCCCCTGTTGGAAAAGTCTATGTGACTTGCTACCAAACATGGTGAAACGTCAAACCAAGGCTctatagctttttttttttttaaattctaaaaCTATAGTTAAGCTTGTAGAACATCAGTCCATGATTAATAAACCGATAAGCCATGAAGTTGAATAAGGATAAGGCAGGAGTCAGAGGTGGATCTAGTGCAAATTTATGGGTTCAAAATATGTGATcttattatatgtatacatttgaTAAATATGAGTTCGTGAAAATTGTAAAAATTGTATAAATATAAAATGGTGTCAAATATTTAATCATAGATAAGGGAATATGTtctgattttaatttgtttcaCACTTCCCAGTAGCAAACATACTACAAGAACACTAAGTCATTATCGACCCGATTTTGTACGCATACAAATATTGAGTAAATGAAGGATCAAAAAGTGCAACTATCcctaaataagaaaataaacaaatacaGATTCGAATATTAATAGAATATTAATAAACAAATCAAAAAGTGGTTTTGGGTGCTGACCTTAGCCTTTCATGACCTAACCATTCAAGTCAAGGGATCTTAATAGCTCGGTTGATTGGTTAcatgaactttcaccttgttgatAAGGGTTCGATTATCTACCTCGTAAATCGCTTCCccatttttccttataaaaatttaaaaaaccatTCAACTCAAAGAAATTTTGTTTTTGGGAGGAATGAGACATAAATCGAACTCACACGAATTGTGTTAAACTTCACATCAAAATCATTAGATTATAAGTTCGGAGGGTAactcaaataatttttgggcTAGATATTGCCATATTGATCGTAACTGACTAAACGACTCAACAAAATCAACTTTgtaaaatttcagaaaaagCTGTAATTTATTTGACACCCCCCGCTTGAATGTATTACCATTACTAAAAGGACGTTTTGTTGGTAAAATTTATCTCTGGAAGTAACACTGACTAAAAAATTAGAATGTTTACATTATAGACCAAAGTTGCATATTGTTAGAATTAATAGTTTTCcatgtttttcaaattgatttgGCAAGTAAGTCCTTCTTTAATTGTATATTGGTTTAGCATCTGAAAGTTATAATTCAGGGAAATAACGTAAATTAGGTATAGTTTAAGTATGAACGAATAAAAATGTGATAGTCTAGGGGAGCTTTTAGCACATGGAAGTTATAATTCAGGGAGTTACGTAAAACTAGGCATAGTGTAAGCGTTTGGctatgaaaaccaaatatttttcactttatttggaattttaaagttTGAGTTGAAGATGAAGtcgtgtttggttatagtttttgcgaagagtatttggttgtttgaatgtacttaAAGTGGGAGGAAAAGGTGAAACAGGGTTATCCAAATTCTAAATATAACTTCACattatatttggaattttcatggccaaacaatgattttcaaataaagtaaaagaaatttcgtaaaaaagtaaaaatttctcatggccaaacggctaCGTGATAGTTTAGGGGGATTTGATCCATTATCTCTtaaaatatatagatattatCATTTTGATTCGTGTATGTTATTGTTATATTGTTTAGTTAACCTACATTATCAgattataaatattttctttcattgtATGTGGCTAAAGTGTTTAATGGGATAAGAGCGACAACGTTAATTCTTCCGAAAGAATAGAGGAGATGGAAAACGTAGCATGGGTCAAAAAAACGGTCTTTTCTTTTCCCTGTTCCTCTGTTTTTCCCCTGTCCCAACCAAAAGAAACAGAATCtttaattatcattttttttccctctccATTTTTCCTTTGGGATCGATATTATGTAGCAATTATATTCTTTAtcatttcaaaataaatgacaGCGGCTCTCTGTTTCAAGTAGCAAGAGAGGCATAAAATACCCATTGACGCCCCTCGCATTTTCCCTCTGTATAGGAATTTTTGGGCTTTTCCAAAGGGGTATTCTCATGTGTCACATTTGGCCATTTTGAGAACAAATTTGAATATTGGAATTTGGAACACACCAttacaatttcttttttatctttcaCCAGAATTTTCACATTGTTGCTAGTTTAAGGGGAATTATAGGGGAGAAAAGTAGTCACCAATAACCCATAATTGTGACCCCTTTGTCTCCCTAAAggttcttttttgttgaatttatatgGTATTTAAATTTATACAATGGGTGCTCGTTGTTCCACTTGTTGTTTCTGTTTATGGCCTTCAAATATCAACTCCCACGTTCAACATTCCTCTGATATCGgtaagctctttttttttttttttttttttttttttttttttttatttgggacTTTCAAGAACCAGTTTTGTTTGTATGTAAATgacttatttttaattttcctgTTCAGAAAAATGGGCAGAGAATGAGCAGCTAAATTTACCAGCTTTTAAAGAATACGGTTTGGAAGAGCTGAAGGCTGCCACCTCAAGTTTCTCAAATGATAATATAGTTTCTGAACATGGAGAAAAATCTCCCAACATTGTGTTTAAAGGACGGCTTAGTGGCAATGGCCGTTGGATAGCTATCAAGCGCTTCAAATCGTCAGCCTGGCCTGATTCTCGCCAATTTCTTGTAAGTACTCGCTTCTCATATCTTGCTTCATTGAAGTTTTAGTATTTTTGGTAGTACGATTATGTACCTTCACGTGTGGGCCTGATTGTTCTTTTTCATGAGTCAAACATGTGAAAACATGTTTTGCTGTTCGGGTTGTAGAGGGATTTGAGCCCAAAACCTTGTCTGCTTGATATCATGTTGAATTGTGTGATCATTTTATCTATGTACTTAAGTTGTTAAAAAGAGtgcacttttaattatttagtagacgtttggacataaaaaatgtgtgattttaaaaaaaatagtattttagAAAAAGTTAAAAGATGATATTTGGAAGTCGAAG
This window harbors:
- the LOC132052882 gene encoding uncharacterized protein LOC132052882, translating into MERQLKQGERKRIENEELVKYMSSLPSFLEKGENLQDKAFSVGVLDWRFLEKWRYEHVNIPCRSSVCSPSSSNTLSVSSMEGSSSNSSRARSCSPSRRKNQQRNLLELSKDQHPRRTSRVRRSLDVETETRTSSSKGNMKIQDRECLSKQEEEFAISCHRVDDFVCTEKHKSVTLQVPEPGQETDSCTTYCPPDSVVRNEGAVKPSRRSFSCGFISAFLPVEAGESKMGQASSVDAKDTSSSSQTIQPSSYSVKRFSSPPRVNYKLEKKSTATLNNPVAPSSSETTKVRNSSPTRRFSMAMGRIGQISGIKDLMTVSQGVKYPAEQSGLNKAQTSSSLDTGCDKADPTNRARTSPLRRLLDPLLKPKTGNSDNVKRGEPPTKRSLKVKLDLKGCRDVDINDPCSKGTNVPSKLQALLQVAVKNGLPLFTFAVDNEVDILAATMKRFSSTLKENSCWIYTFFTIHETKKKSGSWLNQVGKNTGRGITPNIVGKMKVTDIPFSELNREKLDSQYRIREFVLFATDSRHQPNDELAAIVLKVPNCHQDRDCSNISALGLTNPFEDLSMTAILPGGAHSLPSKGEPSSLIERWKTGGLCDCGGWDLGCKIRLLVNRTNPPTISSYPKPEHTAERFELLSEDNKPVLSLSAFKDGIYSVEFSSSLKVLQAFSICIAVLNGRNQEIWHMQT